Within Paenibacillus sabinae T27, the genomic segment TCTCCCCTTCTTTCAAATAGGAAAGCACTCCGCTGCTTACCGATGGCGCGGTGCGAAGCCGAACTGTGGACTGGATAACGGCCGTCTGCGCCGACGAAGTCGACAGAACCTCGGATGCGCGGGCGGTCTGGACGCCAAACTCTCCAGAAGAAGCGTAAAATGCGGTCGATAAAAATAACGCGGCAACAAGCTGCTTGGTTAATTTGTTCATACCGTTCCCCCGAATGGCTATGATGAGAAATCAACAAGGGTGGCGCCGCCGTTATTGTTTTCTGCACTCATTATAGGCTCACAAGGATATGGGAACATGCACCAAATTTCACAAATAACCATGCCAATTCATGGTAATTTGCGGGTCTATAGTCTTGAATCCTACTTATATTTGGTGGAAATTACAGCTAATTAGGAAAATTCACACTTTCAGCTTTTGGGTTCGACATGGACATGTACACTCATGATATTGTGCTTCCTGTGCATGCGCTCCTCAATGGAGTCACTGATTTCATGACCTTCCATTACAGTTAAATCGGCATCGACTTCCACGACGACATCCACCAGCACCTGATTTCCGTGAATCCGCGCTTTCACATCCTTAATGCCCTCCACGCCCGGAATCCGTTCAATGGTGCTGCGCAAATCCAGCAGCCGGTTCTCGTCAAATCCGTCCGTCAGATAGTAGGTGGAGTCGCGAAAAATCTCCCAGGCCGTTCTGCAGATCAGCAGGCCGACCGCGAAAGCCGCAACCGGGTCCATCCAGGGAATCCCGAACTGGGCGCCGACAATGCCGACGGCCGCTCCAATACTGACGATGGCATCCGAAAAATTGTCCTTGGCCGCCGCCATGAGCGCGTTGTTGTTAATTTTGAGGGCAAGCCGGCGGTTGTAATAATACACTCCGAGCATCGCCAAGGCACTCACTACCGCAACCCCGGCGGACCATAATTCCGGAGCGGTCTCTTTTCTTTCGAACAGGGTGCGCACCGCTTCTATGATGACCTGAATGCCGACCATCGCCATAATGAAAGAAGCTATCAGCGCGGCTACTGTCTCCGCCCGAAAATGTCCATAAGCATGATCCGAATCGGGAGGCTTGCGCGATATGCGCAGGCCGATCAGCACGGCTACGGAAGCGACAATATCGGTCAGGTTATTGAAGCCGTCCGCGAGCAGCGCGCTGGAAGCGAACAGATATCCGCAGATCAGCTTGAAGGTCGACAGGATCAGATAGGCC encodes:
- a CDS encoding cation diffusion facilitator family transporter, coding for MISIAAYLILSTFKLICGYLFASSALLADGFNNLTDIVASVAVLIGLRISRKPPDSDHAYGHFRAETVAALIASFIMAMVGIQVIIEAVRTLFERKETAPELWSAGVAVVSALAMLGVYYYNRRLALKINNNALMAAAKDNFSDAIVSIGAAVGIVGAQFGIPWMDPVAAFAVGLLICRTAWEIFRDSTYYLTDGFDENRLLDLRSTIERIPGVEGIKDVKARIHGNQVLVDVVVEVDADLTVMEGHEISDSIEERMHRKHNIMSVHVHVEPKS